Proteins encoded together in one uncultured Sphaerochaeta sp. window:
- a CDS encoding lactate racemase domain-containing protein has protein sequence MRISKFNTSLASENQWFPLPNMVSVNQHFDDTCLSDPVGTLLDELKKPDVLRQLYKIQEGDTIAIGCGSRGISNSVPLLRSLVSFLKQKGALPFLFPAMGSHGGSSEIGQREILEGYGITENNIGAPLQCSMETVPIGLTEDGRQTYLDKHAYEANHIIAINRIKAHTAFQGPYESGILKMLVIGMGKAKGAQTVHEQGFDAMADNIQIFGKTILNKAPILLGIGLLENAYEHTSHIAVLPPTKILEEEPKLLKIAKSQMGRINFPACDVLIVDRLGKDISGEGMDPNVTGRFPTELCKPTFSAQKLAVLDITQNSHGNCYGVGLADITTQDMIDHSDLQSMYINAITNTVLHGVKIPLMCKSHMEAIQTAIATCVGIDKKNPKIIRIANTRDLSTLMISEAMLHEAETNVNITITTKPEPLQFTERGNLF, from the coding sequence ATGAGAATTTCCAAATTTAATACAAGTCTTGCGTCAGAAAACCAGTGGTTTCCCTTACCGAACATGGTCTCGGTCAATCAACACTTTGATGATACTTGCTTATCAGATCCTGTTGGGACACTACTAGACGAATTGAAAAAACCTGATGTTCTCAGACAACTTTACAAAATCCAAGAAGGTGACACGATTGCCATCGGTTGTGGAAGTAGAGGTATTTCCAATAGCGTTCCATTGCTCAGATCTCTTGTCTCATTTCTTAAGCAGAAAGGAGCGCTTCCTTTCCTTTTTCCTGCAATGGGGAGCCATGGGGGATCCTCAGAAATCGGACAGCGAGAAATCTTGGAAGGCTATGGGATCACTGAGAATAATATTGGCGCACCATTGCAATGCAGCATGGAAACTGTACCTATTGGTTTAACAGAAGACGGCCGGCAGACGTATCTCGATAAACATGCATACGAAGCTAATCATATTATTGCGATCAACAGAATCAAAGCTCATACCGCATTCCAAGGGCCTTATGAAAGCGGGATACTTAAAATGCTCGTAATAGGAATGGGGAAAGCAAAAGGGGCACAGACAGTTCATGAGCAAGGTTTTGATGCAATGGCGGATAACATCCAGATTTTCGGCAAGACTATTCTCAATAAAGCACCTATTCTTCTCGGCATCGGATTACTAGAGAATGCTTATGAGCATACTTCGCATATAGCAGTTCTTCCGCCTACCAAAATATTGGAAGAAGAACCAAAACTGCTAAAAATTGCAAAAAGCCAGATGGGAAGAATCAATTTTCCTGCTTGCGATGTCCTGATCGTCGATAGACTTGGAAAAGACATAAGCGGAGAAGGGATGGATCCGAATGTAACGGGGCGTTTCCCAACAGAATTATGCAAACCTACATTCTCTGCTCAAAAACTCGCGGTACTTGATATAACTCAGAACTCTCACGGTAATTGCTACGGAGTTGGTTTGGCGGATATCACTACTCAAGATATGATCGACCACTCTGACTTACAAAGTATGTATATCAACGCAATTACCAATACAGTACTTCATGGCGTGAAGATTCCGCTCATGTGTAAAAGTCATATGGAAGCAATCCAGACAGCTATAGCCACATGTGTTGGTATCGATAAAAAAAATCCAAAAATTATCCGAATAGCAAATACTCGAGATCTTTCTACTCTCATGATTTCAGAAGCAATGCTCCATGAAGCAGAAACCAACGTTAATATTACCATTACCACAAAACCGGAACCATTACAATTTACAGAAAGAGGCAATCTCTTCTAA